The following nucleotide sequence is from Cucumis melo cultivar AY chromosome 1, USDA_Cmelo_AY_1.0, whole genome shotgun sequence.
TATGAGTAATTACGTGAAATCAGTGCCTTCGGGGAAAAGGGCAAGCCATAAGGGATCATGATAATCCTTGAAACTTGAAAGCATTTGGTGCATTGTCGATTCATCAGCCTCCCATTTCCTCTCCACAGAGATGAACTCCAATATGTGAAATGCCCAACCAAATACAGGCAGTTTCATTAAACTGCTCTTAAGTATATACTTTATGTATCCTAGTTGTCCTTTTCGTATTGCAAGATCCCAAAGGTACATCCAATCAACTTCAGTTCTATGGTTTGCAATAAGCAAGACACGTTCCCTTGCTGGGACCATTTCTCCAGAAAAAATAACTTTTGTTTTGTTGATCTTCTCAAATAGAAAAGGCCACAGAGCTAACCAAGAACCAAAGAAGAAGGAAGTAGCTTTTCGGCTATAATGTATGCTGAATACTCTAACAAAAATGGCACTGATAAAACCATAATATACTAACATCATAAAAGCTGTTAAAAGAAGCACTAGCAAACATAAGAGACCCCTGAACAGCCTAGCTGGAGATAAGGTGTGATCCCTTGTTTCGACATCCTTGACTTCCATACCCTCTCATAAACATTCACAATATCCTGCACAAATATATATCCCTACCACCAGAGATGAATGGGGTTCCTGGTTGAAGCAACACAGAATGATTaagacatgatggtatatgtcATTGACTAAATTAATAGTACGAATGAAATCCTTGCTTCAGCAAGGTAGGGTCTAACTAGCGCAGTTCTGGTGTAAATAATTGTGATAGTGATATGATCCTAACACAGATTAACTGTAAAGAACTTCCTCTGAAATGCTCTGTTATCAAACTATACAATTACAGTAGAATGGAAAGCGCATCTAAGAAATTACAAAAGATCATGAATTGGAAACATACATAACAGAACTTTACAAAAAGAATGTTGTAAATGCTGCATCAGTCAAGAAGCTAATGCCTAATGAATAATGATAAAGCAAGTGCCATTGTTGATCCCACCAACCTCAAATGAAAGGTAATTACTCCCTTTTCTTTATTATATTCCTCTCAATTCACTTTTGGTGAGAAACGAGAATCTTCCTGTAGGAAAGAATAAAAAACACAGAAGATTTCCTTATTCACTTTTTGATATTTCTCCAGgtaaaataatttgattttcaaCGTTTCTTTACTCCATATCTCCTATGTTACTGTACCAAAGTTCCtaccaaatttcaaaaactaaagAAACTTTTTACATACATGGTTATTGGTTTAATAGAATGGGGTTCAATTTTACAGAAAAAAACTATGTCCAAAATACTGgcaaaaattaaataatgtctATAAAATTCCACATTTTCCATCAATCTCATTACTTCTGGTAGTAGTCTTACACATTATCTCAGAGAATAGCAACGTTTGTTCCCAGTGAGAGAAAATTACACAATTTAAACCAAACATTACACTGATATGGCAACATATCTATGGGACAAAACTAACGAATCTGTTAATTTTGTGTATATTATTGAAATATATGTTGTCGTTACAAATAGGATTATACACAAAGAAGACTACAATGAGGGAAAGCATAAACTAGGAAAATACAAATTAGCCTAACAAGTAGTTAACAGAATCGAATAGAATACCACAATCACATATACTTCATAGAAATTTGGTatagaaaaacaaatataaagGCAAATGAGGAACCAAACAGCAAGAGCAAATATCTCACCTGCTAGTGCTAAGTGAGATATTAACTCCATCTACCTCGATCAATCACAAGTCCAGAGACTATACTTCTATACTACTAATAGCATCCAATAAGATCACACTTCACACCGCTCAATGCGAACCCAGAAACCTCGATTTATACATTTAGAACACAATGTTGATGATCAACACAGAACATAACCTAAAAACCACAGAATGAGCTTAATACATAAGAAATTATAGGAGGTCAAAGAAAAAATGGCTCCAAAGAAGGACGTGAATGCATTGACAGCCTAGAGAGATACAGAACGCTAGATTCTCTGTACGGCATTCGCGGCATTTTCTCGGTAAACGAACAGAGAATGATGAAATGGAAAAGGCGAAAAGAGCTACAAAGAAAACGGATTACCTGAAATTCATTGATAAAGTGAAGATTTGAAGATGAACCTCATAGCGAAGAAGGAAGAAAGTTGTGGACTGACGCAGTGTTCTAGATTCTTTCTTAGAGAGAAGATTTATTGATGCTCCGTACTTGGTGTGGCTGATTTCTCTCTCGAGCGTTGGTTGTGTGTCAGGTTGATGTTGTCAAATTACGAATAAGGACAGCAAAGAGTTTTAAATTACGATGTCTTATTGCTGGAGCCTCTTTTACGGGGAGTCAGGACAATAATCATAAAGGGTCAAAATTGGaattgtatttttaattattttttttaggtATTAAAGTttaataatgtttattttaatattttttttaatgactAGTTTGTTTATTGATATATTATTTCTATACCTATTATCCACTTGTTAAATTATTGTCTTTATATCGTGTTTAACTTCAAATTGCTATTTCACATGCTTATAACTATATGATATTAATTTATGTGCTCGTATGTATGTATGACTATTAAACGAAGGGCAAAAACGGTAAGATtgacaaaaaaaagaaaaaaaaaatgaaaaaactaaGTTCATAGTCCAAGGGTTTGTTTTTTTTGCAAAAGTAATAGTTAACCTTCTATAATCACCTAATTACCTTTTAATTGTCTTCTAATTGACATTTGATTATCTTGTTTGTTAATTTAGAAAACTAATTCACTTAccttaattataaattttattttcatgtgattaatatgtTTGTCCATACATCCATTGATATTGCCATTTGATTGACATTTGATTAAGTTCTATTCTTTGACACAATATCTAGTTGTTTatgaatttgttatttttttcaaaaagatgATCCTGCCATCTAATAGTTATGTGATTACCTTCTAATTGTCATCGTATTACCTTCTATTCCTTGATATGTAGTTATTGTCATGAGGAGTGACCGACATCCTCGTTTATTTaatcttaataaataaaataggtTCGAAGTCACCAaccatattaaggtgtgattggtcactAAAAAACATTAGTATAGGTAAATTCAGATTTAGGTTCAAGAATCAGTTGTCTAtaggaaggtgttagcaccctacAAAACTCATAAAAATGGTCAccaaattttatcttttaaactaaaatacaaaggttcacaaaacaaagtttttgaTTTGGTCTTTTTAAATGTCTCATGGTTTTCAATTCACatctaagaaaaaaattaaGCACGAACCAATAATTGTGAGTGGCATAAGAGTCATTAGAAAAATAGAGTTTATTTTGGTTTCAAAAGATGATTTTTTATTCAAATGATGATTTTATTCACctcaaaaatattaaaatattaaactttgatattttgatctctaTCGATCATAGGCGTTCAATGAGAAATTTGATGTATCTACAGAATTAATAAATTCATAATAAACACTACTCCTttccattttaaaatatagaattatatttttttaaaaaaaattattaattaattttcaaaatgacaaatttcatgtatttatgaaatttaaatcatagaaaatcataaatgaacatttcttctttcccgtctcaaattttatatttgtataaaattggcaaaaaaaaaaaaatgaatttttcttacattttgcaattatggaaattggaaaataaataataaataataataagagatgaaatgtaacaaaacactaaactatttacgactcgtgtaacaaagcccataaagttaaccattttttaaatatttcaggttttcCCTTCCGACCTTCTTCCCCATTCATCTGTTCCAttgtctatcttctttttttttttttctttcttcccgTTTTCGTCTATTCTATcatctttcattctttttctttttttttgttcaagatcgtgtatcaaatataaaaaaatattttttttttcaaaattttatttggttgttcaagatcgtgtactgaatataaaagactaaaaaagacgtcgtttagatttgggtaatcAAATGTAAATTACGATTGTATACAaaaagtagccaaatctaaatgatcgtgtacaaaaaatcctaaaaaatcGTTTACATTGGGGTAGCCACATCTAAatgtagacaaatttaaacaatcgtgtacgaaaagaatttaaaaaaaaaattgtttaggaaatctaaacgattgtgtaccaaatcttgaaaaaaaatcgtaaagaattaaatctaaatgatcgtgtaccaaataatagtcaaatctaaacaatcgtgtactaaacaatagccaaatctaaataatcgtgtaccaaatatattacgcgcgttgttgacaggacatttttggtatttttcatggtggacctgtgggctttttccattttttgaattgtgtaaatattttgtcgtttctttatatttttttaaaagacccctaataataataataaccaaACATATGTGAAATATGTGAAATATGAGAAACACAggttttgaaataataaaataatacaggttgtgaaataatgaaataataCAAGTCGTGAAATATCACATATGAGAAACACAGgttgcactacaagaaatcgggatTTTCTCAACATTGAAAAACGTCGGGGGAAGTCAAAAACATGTCGGGAAAGGATCTTCCGACGTCGAGACAAACGTCGGGGGAAGTGAGTCGGTATAGGCTTTACCGACATTGAGTTGGTCACGCGTTGGGAAAGTCTCTCCCGACGCCGTCTTTTCCGACGCAATCCACGGCGTCGGAAAAAGCCTCGTTTgctttcccgacgccatgtACTGCGTCGAGAAGGCCTCCCCGACAGGCTTTACCGTGCAGCTTTGTTAAGAAACCGTTTTGCCTGTGTAgaaattatatactttatgctGTATAGAAATTATATACCGCCTAGATAAGAAGTGAACTTATTAGCTAAAGTTTGATAGAATTTTCCTGTGTTCTACCCTGGCTTACCTAGGAAACCTATCACTTTGCTTACGCATGGATAAGtgataggaaaacttgtaatCAACGTGGATACAATAATTATGCGGGGAAGGGAGAGTATACCTTTTATTGCATCATAACTCACCGCGTAACACATTCACAAACTTAAAAAATCAATGGCACCTGCAAACTGATTAATGATGTGGATAGAGGTTTGCGATAGGACCATCAAGATGATAAATTTGACTAATACATATCAACCGTGCAAACCATACAACAACATAATTCCACAAACAAGCCAAAGTGCCATTAGCCAATACATGCAAGCTCCCTATAATGAGCACATTGAGGCAATTAACAAAATCCTCAGGTACTTAAAAACAACTCGAGTAATCTTGTAACTTGAAGGAGTAAGAAGCAAGAGATTGTGGCCAGAAGCAATGCTAAGGCTAAGTAAAAAGCTGAGTTTGGAGATATGTGAAAAAATTTGACTCTATAAAGTTTTATCTGATCTTCTTCAAGATTGTGAGGTATGAGGTGCCAATGAAATTACTATGTGATAACAAGGCGACTATCATCATCGCCAACAATTCAATTCAACATGATAAAACTAAACATGTGAAGATTGATTGACACTATACTAAAGAGAGACAAGATAGATTTACTCTAAtaccatttcattttttatcatAAGTTGCAACCTATTTGTCATGCATCCTGTATCTTTTGTTAATAtgcaaaattaataaaaaagtCAATCGTGATTCTTCTCCCGAGTACTTGGATTTTCACATAACTCGGTATCTACTTTACCgcttttaacatttttaacatgtttttaaagaaaaatgtttttTGTCATAGTCACATGGGCTATCTCAaacaatttacaaaaaaaaaaaaaaatgctgaAGCATGCAAGGCAAACGACTGCAGAAGATTTTCAGAACTTCCAGAGATAAGAAGAAAGCCCGATGCCATCAAACGACCATCTAAAAAGTTGAAAGCACTTTCAAAACGAGTTTTAAGTTACCCTAAATCAGTATTCCTATCGAACTAATGCTTCACTAACAGTCAAAAAAAGGTTCCAGCTTTATGTCATAAAAAAAAGCCCTCATCACGACCATAAAAACTGTACAGCAAGCCCAAGGATCTTCAGGCACATCCTCCGAGTAGTGATAACATTAGCGACCACCATCATCATAAACAGTGGCTTACATCTTTCCAAGGGCAAACTACTGGATTGCCGTATGCCGCATTTAATAACCCATTCGCAGACTTTGGGGTGTCTCCATTTTGCATAATCTTTATCTTTGCGTGTCCATTGCTTAACTTATCTACCGAAAATTGGCTGACATTCCCATTGTTTTGTAGAAAGGCCTCTAATTGGCCACACGCGGCCTTAATGAGCCCTGCAACCAGGAGATTTGGAACCATCACAGCGTGAATAGCATTGGCAATCTACTTCCAAAGTAATAAAATCAGAAGTACTCGCATAAATTATAGAAGTCACGATAAATATGGTGAATTCCAGAACCTAAAAACTTATAAATCAGCTACCGGATAAAGCATTACTGTACCTAAGAAGAGCGGGGAAGGTTTCCCTGGTCTGGACTTAAATTCCGGATGAAACTGAACTCCCACGAAGTATGGATGGCCACTTAGTTCAACAATCTACAGCACATTTCCAAACATGAGGCTTAAATAGACTAGATATCGCACAATAGAAAAGGCATTTGCACAatcataatttaaaataatgcaTACCTCCATACGACGACCTGTTTCATCACTGCCAACAAAAGATAAACCGGCATTTTCAAGTTGACATACCATCTCAGGATTGACCTACccacaaaagaagaaaaaataatgaaCACAGACGTGTTAAAGACAACATATAGAGTTCCCCAAGCAAACTAAAAGAGTACCTCGTATCTATGTCTATGTCGCTCATCAACAAACTTCACATTGCCATACCTTAAATGCAGTTGCAAAATAATAGAAGTTACAGACGAGGAATCAAATATGAGATACAACAATAACAAACGCTAATTAAAGCCCTATTCATCCTCTCAGTTCCAAAATCTTCCACATATACTACATAATTCAGGAGTAAGATGCCAGTAAGTTCTAATCAAATATGAGGTCCTTACAACTGTGCAGATTTGCAATCCTTAACAGTAAAGTAAGTTCTCCTTGACCCTAGACGCATAGTTCCTCCCATATGAGTCTTTGAGCCCTACTATCAAGAATAGAAACTCAAGTTCACAGGATATGTGGAAGCAACTTGAGCAAACTTGTAAAGTACACACCTCAGGCATAAAAACCACACAAGGATTCGTCGTTTCAGGATCAAACTCTGTGCTGTTAGCATCATGTATACCTAGAACAGATCTGGCAAATTCAATAACCGCAATTTGCATCCCCAGGCATATGCCCAGAAAGGGAATCCCATTCTCTCGAGCATATTTGGCTGCTAGAATTTTCCCTTGGACTCCCCTATCACCAAAACCTCCTGGAACTAGAACACCGTCAGCACCCTGAAAAAATAGTACTAATCGGATAAGTGCATAAAATAATATGTATAGACAGATAAGAAAGTAATTTAGAAACAAACTCAATATTGAGGCACCTTTAAAAGTTCCCATGCAGCTGCATAAACCTCAGGGGCCTGCAGGCAATAAATAAAGTAACTAAATGATCAAAGGCCGAGAAGCCacttgagaaaaaaaaatgtacctCTGTGGCAGAAGTATCTTCAAGATCCCCAGCTGGAACCCATTCTACAACAAGCTTTCTATTGCTGGCGACAGAAGCATGTAAAAGGGCCTGACCCGTGAAGCTAAATATTAGGTTCTGAACTATAGTTTTTTGGACTATAACCCTTTATATAAATTATGGTATCTCAAATAAAAAGGGAATGAATGCATGCAGGAGTGAATTGCACTTAAAACAGAAGAAAAAACACATGCATCCACGATTAGTTGAGATATGAAGAGAAGCTGGGAAGTTCTATAATGCAAGAGTGTTAAAACTTACCAAGTATAGACTTATTAAACACATGGccaaacttgtaatttaacctaaaaaatttcatacatatacatatatatacatatacatacatatatatatatatatatatatatatgtaattttaCTGTAAACTTAGCTAAATTTATGTgtgtgtttcttcttttttttttttttttttgaatggaaatgaactTGTCATTGATAAAACGAAGAGTCTAATACACAACTTACAAGGATAAACAGACAATTAGAAATAAACTTGAACTAGAAGAATACAAGCAATAGCAAtctgaaaatatagaaaaataaaactaatcAAAGAAAAGCGCtctaattcaaattgatataTTGCACCAAAAAGCTTGAAACTTTTTGTGAAAgcaaaaaaatttcattaagaaaaaatgaaagaacacAAGGGCATACAAGTAAAACAGTCTGCCCAAACACTCCTACTAACAGAAGGGGACCAACTAAGTAAAATGTTACCAATGGAgtaattacaaaaaatgcttcGAATCGAAGCCCAAAGGAAACTTGAAAATAACTTGGATAGAGAACACCAAGTGGAAGAAGTCTTGCAACTTCAAAACGATCAAGCCATGAGAGTGATTTTTCAAGACTCTACCTTCACAGTAAATGCTTTTTCCATGCATCTCTTCAAAAATTTCTTCTTCAAAAGAACCAATTCGGGGAAACAGCTCCTACACCTTCCTTAAAACCATCGGCCACAACTCCTTCATCTTCCTTAAAAGCGCCAACCACAAATGGTAACTCCTCAAAGACTTCGCTCAAAATTTCAGAATTCGAAACCTATTCACATGGGGTCTAGAATTAATGTCTGACGTTTCAATTCCTCCATTAGGAATGTTTCCAACCTCATTATTTCCAACCTCATTAGTTACAACCTTTATTTCCTATACAACGCTGTGACTCTTGGATTTCCTTAATCATTAACAAGACCATTTATAATATACTTTTCAAAATCAGGCGCCAAAGATAAGTCTTCAACCAAAAGACCTTCATCCAATGCTATTAAATTAAACAGGATGCAACAAGTGAATTTGATAGGACTTTTTCAATGCTATTTTCGTGACTAAAGGTCTCAAAAATTTCCTCTTTATCACTAGCTTcaaaatgaatgaagaaatcaCCGGGAATAAAATCATGAATAATCATTGAAGCAGGGATAAAActacaaaataaaacaaaacattttaaaaaaattgatattcAAGAAAGCTG
It contains:
- the LOC103489613 gene encoding probable 1-acyl-sn-glycerol-3-phosphate acyltransferase 5, whose protein sequence is MEVKDVETRDHTLSPARLFRGLLCLLVLLLTAFMMLVYYGFISAIFVRVFSIHYSRKATSFFFGSWLALWPFLFEKINKTKVIFSGEMVPARERVLLIANHRTEVDWMYLWDLAIRKGQLGYIKYILKSSLMKLPVFGWAFHILEFISVERKWEADESTMHQMLSSFKDYHDPLWLALFPEGTDFTEQKCIQSQKHAAEKGLPILENVLLPKTKGFHLCVQDLRKSLDAVYDVTIGYKHRCPSLLDNVFGLEPSEVHIHIQRIPLHHIPTTENQVANWLMNTFTLKNQLLDKFHSQGHFPQEGTEGDLSTLNCLVSITTVILLTTISTYLTFFSSIWFKIYVSLACSFLAYVTHFNIRPMPFFGHRKSY